In a single window of the Plasmodium cynomolgi strain B DNA, chromosome 6, whole genome shotgun sequence genome:
- a CDS encoding hypothetical protein (putative) → MVKHKDYKKSDLVSILSSNVSKERNKAVKLLKKFEPLPRKHLDSKFDPKSAVVHKYSSLKAFMCWRCDKVKQTNVKVHWDTSEGLKVICTSCHGNLLAMKEVEKVRKENNTNKEIVKNLSNM, encoded by the exons ATGGTCAAGCACAAGGACTACAAGAAGAGCGACTTAGTGAGCATCCTGTCGTCCAACGTTAGCAAGGAGAGGAACAAAGCGGTGAAGCTTCTGAAGAAGTTTGAGCCCCTCCCGAGGAAGCACCTGGATAGTAAATTCGATCCCAAGAGTGCAGTTGTGCATAAATACAGTTCTTTGAAGGCTTTCAT GTGCTGGAGGTGTGATAAAGTCAAGCAGACCAATGTGAAAGTTCATTGGGATACTTCGGAAG GACTGAAGGTCATATGTACCTCATGTCATGGGAACCTGCTCGCAATGAAAGAGGTAGAGAAAgtgagaaaagaaaacaataCCAACAaggaaattgtaaaaaatttgagcaACATGTAG
- a CDS encoding early transcribed membrane protein (ETRAMP;~putative) encodes VLECTLKKKNSLEKLQEFEPEKSENKTDESDLLLDKSEAANVEVKGDSEDVTQVSSPSEVLDTEPSMSETLNVEPILNETVNMEPVVGENANFEDSAKEEVHTEPISVEPVNAEPAIDEVLNAEPISVEPVIVEPTVEKVMNPEPISIEPVNAEPTIDEVMKTEPILTESLNVEPAGNETENIVPTSVEPANVEPTVDEVMNAEPISTEPVNVEPTIDEVMNAEPISTEPVNVEPTVDEVMNSEPILTEPANVEPAVGETLRQEPTLSEVETKEPTIDEVMNAEPISTEPVNVESGGNETENIVPTSVEPVNPEPIVEEPPSAEETANFADSVKEDVSPESTSVESLDVESTISEPISSDPYPVESVSMEPTDNETVKMEQTDNETVSMEPTDNETVKMEQTDNETVSMEPTDNETVKMEQTDNETVSMEPTDNETVNPEPSVAEPPSDKTCNVEVDTQLFTDEDLSSVANVSDKASDETPPERSDFPDSIFEENLDNTNSPLKMEDALVDSPVSDEAQREPTESVKSAEAAESAEAGYSTHSGSGDATPSAPSNSDDASGNKNSGISGKDRLFKTYDSDVEPPIVPEKYPTVGINDTPQTGSEEMSSKNSVPSSSKAPDAPKISTQDKQSVPDKQSVPDKQSASPKQSVPDKQSASPKQSASPKQSASDRKSASPKQSTSDRQSASPKNDDTPKITSSARIFTTSSNGNKGFGFRLFADASGSNNKKGRSGAPLIKFRKRVN; translated from the coding sequence GTATTGGAatgtacattaaaaaaaaaaaactcgctGGAAAAATTACAAGAATTTGAACCTGAAAAGTcggaaaacaaaacagatGAGAGCGATCTACTGTTGGACAAATCCGAGGCTGCCAATGTTGAGGTCAAGGGAGACAGCGAAGATGTTACTCAGGTGAGCAGCCCGAGCGAAGTGCTCGACACGGAACCCTCCATGAGCGAAACGCTCAATGTGGAGCCGATCTTAAACGAGACGGTGAACATGGAACCAGTCGTAGGCGAAAATGCCAACTTCGAAGACAGCGCGAAGGAAGAAGTGCACACTGAACCCATATCAGTCGAACCAGTGAACGCTGAACCAGCCATCGACGAAGTGTTGAACGCAGAACCCATTTCAGTCGAACCGGTAATCGTTGAACCAACCGTCGAGAAAGTGATGAACCCAGAACCCATTTCAATCGAACCGGTGAACGCTGAACCAACAATCGACGAAGTGATGAAGACAGAACCCATTCTAACCGAATCATTGAACGTGGAACCCGCAGGAAACGAAACGGAGAATATCGTGCCAACCTCAGTCGAACCGGCGAACGTTGAACCAACCGTCGACGAAGTGATGAACGCAGAACCCATTTCAACCGAACCGGTAAACGTTGAACCAACCATCGACGAAGTGATGAACGCAGAACCCATTTCAACCGAACCGGTGAACGTTGAACCAACCGTCGACGAAGTGATGAACTCAGAACCCATTTTAACCGAACCAGCGAACGTTGAACCAGCAGTAGGCGAAACGTTGAGACAGGAGCCAACATTGAGCGAAGTGGAGACCAAAGAACCAACTATCGACGAAGTGATGAATGCAGAACCCATTTCAACCGAACCAGTGAACGTGGAATCAGGAGGAAACGAAACGGAGAATATCGTGCCAACCTCAGTCGAACCGGTGAACCCCGAACCCATCGTAGAAGAACCCCCCAGCGCCGAAGAAACTGCGAACTTCGCAGACAGCGTAAAGGAAGACGTGAGCCCTGAATCAACCTCAGTCGAATCACTGGACGTGGAATCCACCATAAGCGAACCAATAAGCAGTGATCCCTACCCAGTAGAATCGGTGAGCATGGAACCAACGGACAACGAAACGGTGAAGATGGAACAAACGGACAACGAAACGGTGAGCATGGAACCAACGGACAACGAAACGGTGAAGATGGAACAAACGGACAACGAAACGGTGAGCATGGAACCAACGGACAACGAAACGGTGAAGATGGAACAAACGGACAACGAAACGGTGAGCATGGAACCAACGGACAACGAAACGGTGAACCCCGAACCCAGCGTAGCAGAACCTCCCAGCGACAAGACTTGCAATGTAGAAGTAGACACACAGCTGTTTACTGATGAAGACCTTTCATCCGTTGCGAACGTATCCGATAAAGCGAGTGATGAGACACCTCCAGAACGAAGTGACTTCCCGGATTCtatatttgaagaaaatttggaTAACACCAACTCGCCTCTGAAGATGGAAGATGCGTTGGTTGACTCCCCAGTAAGTGACGAAGCGCAACGTGAACCGACTGAATCGGTTAAATCGGCTGAAGCGGCTGAATCCGCTGAAGCGGGTTATAGCACGCATAGCGGAAGTGGTGACGCAACGCCAAGTGCCCCCAGCAACAGTGACGATGCCagcggaaataaaaattcggGAATTTCTGGGAAGGATAGATTATTCAAAACTTATGACTCAGATGTAGAACCCCCTATTGTCCCAGAAAAGTACCCAACGGTTGGAATTAATGATACCCCCCAAACGGGTTCTGAGGAAATGTCATCGAAAAATAGTGTTCCTTCGTCTTCCAAAGCTCCGGATGCGCCGAAGATCTCCACTCAAGATAAGCAGTCCGTTCCCGATAAGCAATCCGTTCCCGATAAGCAGTCCGCCTCCCCTAAGCAGTCCGTTCCCGATAAGCAGTCCGCTTCCCCTAAGCAGTCCGCCTCCCCTAAGCAGTCCGCTTCCGATAGGAAGTCCGCCTCCCCTAAGCAGTCCACTTCCGATAGGCAGTCCGCCTCCCCTAAAAATGACGATACTCCCAAAATCACCAGCTCTGCCCGAATTTTCACCACCTCTTCGAATGGGAACAAAGGATTTGGGTTTCGCCTATTCGCAGATGCCTCAGGTtcgaataataaaaagggacGTTCAGGTGCTCCCCTCATTAAGTTTAGAAAAAGGGTTAActga
- a CDS encoding haloacid dehalogenase (putative), whose translation MTAKMTAKMTAKTLDIVDQAGKSMSREKLKDEIKILFTDIDGTLLNSDHKLSPLNIQTLVKAKEKGIKIVFSTGRPIFSVQGVIGEELKKNDLKLFPGIYLNGCITYDENGEKIIDHVINDELKMEIHNFTKKNKFDQYCIWYTVDKTFCFTINEEIRNYMNIESVSPEIINEATFKTMTMYKVLMCLNEQNIFSIFQSCKDLFAHKINVANTFMNYIELFHQKTNKFEGVKKICENYNISLNNALVIGDGENDMEMLEGVPTSVAPSNASDKVKRCAKYIGPSNNDDVVSHALQTFCGVH comes from the coding sequence ATGACGGCTAAAATGACGGCGAAAATGACGGCGAAAACGCTGGACATAGTGGACCAAGCGGGAAAAAGTATGAGTCGAGAAAAACTCaaggatgaaataaaaatcttATTCACAGACATAGATGGGACTCTGCTTAACAGTGATCATAAGCTATCCCCACTGAATATCCAAACGTTGGTAAAGGccaaagaaaaaggaattaaaattGTGTTTTCCACAGGGAGACCCATATTTTCTGTACAAGGAGTCATAggagaagaattaaaaaaaaatgacttgAAGTTATTTCCAGGAATATATCTAAATGGATGTATAACGTATGatgaaaatggagaaaaaataattgaccACGTTATTAatgatgaattaaaaatggaaattcataatttcacaaaaaaaaacaaattcgaTCAGTACTGCATTTGGTACACTGTGGACAAAACGTTTTGTTTTAccataaatgaagaaatcaGAAACTACATGAATATTGAAAGCGTCTCTCCTGAAATTATTAACGAAGCAACATTTAAAACGATGACTATGTATAAAGTACTCATGTGTTTAAAtgagcaaaatattttctccatttttcaatCCTGCAAGGATCTATTTGCTCACAAAATTAACGTAGCTAATActtttatgaattatattGAATTATTTCACCAGAAAACCAACAAGTTTGAGGGAGTGAAAAAGATTTGCGAGAATTACAATATCAGTTTGAATAATGCCTTGGTCATTGGGGATGGCGAGAATGACATGGAAATGCTCGAGGGAGTGCCCACTTCTGTTGCGCCCAGTAATGCCTCCGATAAGGTTAAGAGGTGTGCTAAGTATATTGGCCCCTCCAACAACGACGACGTGGTTAGTCACGCGCTCCAGACGTTTTGCGGGGTCCAC